A stretch of Methanosphaerula palustris E1-9c DNA encodes these proteins:
- a CDS encoding amidohydrolase encodes MKTARRDLVDLVIEREYLSLLSLYRTLHQHPELSEMEEQTAKTLSASLEATGYQVITGIGGFGIAGVFDAGPGRTVLVRADMDALPVLEETGLPYASTEITTDWNGRQVPVMHACGHDLHMTILAGVARVMVTLQGRWTGRLILVGQPSEERVSGAAAMVRDGLYTMIGRPDALLALHVAADYPVGTVIYTEGVSSAGAESLDLKIFGVGGHAAHPDLTIDPVVIAAETILLLQTVVSREIDPQAFAVLTVSSVHGGSKHNAIPAEVDLTLNFRYFSPEVRDHLIRAIERIVAAVARGAGVPEDHLPVLTLLDESAPPMVCNPALTNRVIAAIREVVGEEQVIAVPPSSGSEDFGAFGVVDPPIPICYFRVGSVGPNSPQPPAFLHSGRFSPDAEGVIKNGIRAMSAALLSLLEKDQEL; translated from the coding sequence TTGAAGACTGCACGCCGTGACTTGGTGGACCTGGTGATCGAACGTGAGTACCTGTCCCTCCTCTCCCTGTACCGAACGCTCCACCAGCACCCGGAACTCTCTGAGATGGAGGAGCAGACCGCGAAGACTCTTTCAGCCTCTCTGGAGGCCACTGGGTATCAGGTCATCACCGGGATTGGTGGGTTTGGGATCGCCGGGGTGTTCGACGCCGGTCCGGGCAGGACTGTGCTGGTCAGGGCTGACATGGATGCCCTCCCGGTTCTGGAGGAGACTGGTCTCCCCTATGCCAGCACCGAGATCACCACCGACTGGAACGGCCGGCAGGTGCCGGTGATGCATGCCTGCGGGCATGACCTGCATATGACGATTCTCGCCGGCGTCGCGAGGGTGATGGTCACCCTGCAGGGCCGGTGGACTGGCCGACTTATCTTGGTCGGTCAACCTTCAGAGGAGCGGGTATCTGGAGCTGCGGCGATGGTCAGGGACGGGCTGTACACCATGATCGGCAGGCCGGACGCCCTCCTCGCCCTCCATGTGGCAGCCGATTACCCGGTCGGCACCGTCATCTACACCGAGGGGGTCTCCTCGGCAGGGGCCGAGTCGCTCGACCTGAAGATCTTCGGTGTCGGGGGGCACGCAGCTCATCCTGACCTGACGATCGATCCGGTCGTGATCGCTGCAGAGACGATCCTCCTTCTTCAGACCGTCGTCTCCCGTGAGATCGATCCACAGGCCTTCGCCGTGCTGACCGTCTCGTCGGTCCATGGGGGTTCTAAGCATAACGCGATCCCAGCAGAGGTCGACCTGACCCTGAACTTCAGGTACTTCTCGCCCGAGGTCCGGGATCACCTGATCCGAGCGATCGAACGGATCGTCGCCGCCGTCGCCCGCGGTGCTGGTGTCCCGGAGGACCACCTCCCGGTGCTGACCCTGCTCGATGAGTCGGCCCCGCCGATGGTCTGCAACCCGGCGCTAACCAACAGAGTGATAGCGGCCATCCGGGAGGTGGTCGGTGAGGAGCAGGTGATCGCCGTCCCGCCGTCTTCCGGCAGTGAGGACTTCGGAGCATTCGGGGTGGTCGACCCCCCGATTCCGATCTGTTATTTCCGGGTAGGCAGTGTCGGCCCGAATAGTCCTCAGCCCCCGGCCTTTCTGCACAGCGGCAGATTTTCACCCGATGCAGAGGGTGTGATCAAGAACGGTATCCGGGCGATGAGTGCGGCTCTCCTCTCCCTGCTCGAAAAAGATCAAGAATTATAG
- a CDS encoding NADH-quinone oxidoreductase subunit C — protein MKTEEQTTEVIEVPTLQKRVKEMLDQGYRLVQIGCTNTGEAYEINYSFDKDYHFVNMRIVIAPGTELASISSSYPGAFIYENEIHDLYGITVTGMNIDFGGTLYTTSIAHPFGITIQKKDE, from the coding sequence ATGAAGACTGAAGAACAGACCACCGAGGTGATCGAGGTCCCAACGCTGCAGAAACGAGTGAAGGAGATGCTCGATCAAGGTTACCGGCTGGTGCAAATCGGGTGCACGAACACCGGTGAAGCATATGAGATCAACTACTCGTTCGATAAGGACTATCACTTCGTAAACATGCGGATAGTCATCGCCCCGGGGACCGAACTGGCCAGTATCAGCAGCAGTTATCCAGGTGCATTCATCTACGAGAACGAGATCCATGACCTGTACGGGATCACTGTCACCGGTATGAACATCGACTTTGGAGGAACGCTCTATACGACGTCGATCGCCCACCCATTCGGCATAACCATCCAGAAAAAGGACGAATAA
- a CDS encoding 4Fe-4S binding protein has translation MGLFTFAKTVTATLLKKPATLNYPARPAKKSDLSRGHLTIDVDSCKWCGLCSRRCPTQAISVDRKGKTWEIDRFRCVVCNSCVEICPAHCLTMENTYLPPVTEGVKELFRPAVVETEPETEKAEG, from the coding sequence ATGGGACTCTTCACATTTGCAAAGACCGTAACGGCAACACTCCTCAAGAAGCCGGCGACGCTGAACTACCCAGCACGACCCGCAAAGAAGTCCGACCTCTCCCGTGGACACCTGACGATCGATGTCGACTCGTGCAAATGGTGCGGGCTCTGCTCCCGCCGATGCCCGACGCAGGCGATCAGTGTGGACAGAAAAGGGAAGACCTGGGAGATCGACCGATTCCGGTGCGTGGTCTGCAACTCCTGCGTGGAGATCTGCCCTGCTCACTGCCTGACGATGGAGAACACTTACCTGCCGCCTGTCACTGAGGGGGTCAAGGAACTCTTCAGACCAGCCGTGGTTGAGACCGAACCAGAGACCGAGAAGGCAGAGGGTTGA
- a CDS encoding HEAT repeat domain-containing protein, translating into MWLHDLFRPNLGKLAERQDVSGLIAALSHRDPIVQRQASTILRSMGRISVPLLLDTLQHGNAELQQRVSAVLKEIPNLPVETLITALGDDTGHTFPGVATLIATMGDQVVLPLMGALNSEYEEIRKGAIVALGMMGEPARPQLLAALMHPSYRIRYGAALALDRTGWVPQDEREKFRYLFATGQWSELVKKRKAVVLPLLAALEDSHYAVRRDVALALGSIGDLRAIDPLRRLLITDPEETVRAGAAEALGLLVDDQAIPALRAAINDHAHSVRMAAAQALARINWVPDDEQEQLTLLVATEQWSQLIRHGPAAIPVLITALGDEYYGIRTGSAEALWRIGDPAVKSLIRALHDQNPAIRAGSTGVLMRLGAFPREQSAPTYIEQIRPNITPPLHIRREVYPDISWTEDISASGLTPTPCEPDPVEDDLALLLSPTGTQSPEEMMTAEPAVGGSIEFTRDIEDGPSLPLSDDLEDADQILAGLDDSLPPIDLSSLQSTTMTIEAPPFWDLPVEDDLATPEPLSSWLDSDDLIIPQMDDGTPSITPSSVLPVVGGPGLETAGSMDNEASGWAPVQESAFLSLMETLQRNSPDDEERSQLISSYLADQHGVLSSDQPSVIVSAVGPGLSAEDDAVRMVAAEVLGQIGIESVPLLLKALQDPYYQVRVTAADALGQIRDQRALSPLVNLLIEDEDEEVRSQAAHALGELRNPATTEVLVRALHDQYPVVRGAAARALGMIGNRQGIGPLVALFESGDRATAEDVIWALRTLGADQDLAMQASDTADERRQKDAKMLLARLHEEETTLSPLPPRQFHAVLSGEVSPIHEITIPQEGPPPIEVTQLNPTPRSVPPLPEPIDESGGLESGTVPSEDPDFVLLIEASVHEEARVRKKVAHALAKSHDPRAGDLLRTLLTDEDEDVRASASASLGLLGDQAAVPDLITALEDQSDEVVMRAARSLGEIQDPAAAAPLIQLLDADDYGVRQVAGEALTALGSGATEALVEALNDPEKEIRAGSAESLAAAGWTPTDTVQEVGYLIAEERWSEIGRFGEDALPPLAQFINDPDPEIRLGVVSALAKIGGPSAAVLLEHAAADSSYLVRKRAGLLLREESATEQSEQPEQLELEEPVPEIQEEE; encoded by the coding sequence ATGTGGCTGCATGATCTCTTCAGGCCCAACCTCGGCAAGCTGGCCGAACGACAGGACGTCAGCGGGCTGATTGCGGCCCTCTCTCATCGGGATCCAATAGTACAGCGGCAGGCCAGTACCATTCTCCGTTCGATGGGAAGGATCAGCGTTCCACTGCTGCTCGATACTCTCCAGCATGGAAACGCTGAGCTTCAGCAGCGAGTGTCTGCGGTGCTCAAGGAGATCCCCAACCTCCCGGTGGAGACCCTGATCACTGCCCTCGGTGATGACACCGGCCATACCTTTCCCGGCGTCGCGACGTTGATCGCAACGATGGGCGATCAGGTAGTGCTACCCCTGATGGGAGCGCTGAACAGTGAGTATGAGGAGATCCGGAAGGGGGCTATCGTTGCGCTCGGGATGATGGGTGAACCGGCCAGGCCGCAGTTGCTGGCTGCCCTGATGCACCCATCGTACCGGATCCGATACGGGGCGGCGCTGGCCCTCGATCGGACTGGGTGGGTGCCACAGGATGAGCGGGAGAAGTTTCGGTACCTGTTTGCGACTGGCCAGTGGTCGGAACTGGTGAAGAAACGCAAGGCCGTGGTCCTCCCGCTGCTGGCCGCTCTGGAAGACAGTCATTATGCGGTGAGACGGGATGTCGCTCTGGCCCTCGGTTCGATTGGGGATCTTCGGGCTATCGATCCCCTTCGACGGCTGCTGATCACTGATCCCGAGGAGACGGTCCGTGCAGGAGCTGCCGAGGCGCTCGGTCTCCTCGTCGACGACCAGGCGATCCCGGCGCTTCGGGCTGCGATCAATGACCATGCGCACAGTGTCAGAATGGCGGCAGCTCAGGCCCTGGCTAGGATCAACTGGGTTCCTGATGACGAACAGGAGCAGTTGACCCTGTTGGTGGCTACAGAGCAATGGTCCCAGTTGATAAGGCATGGGCCTGCTGCGATTCCGGTGTTGATCACGGCCCTCGGCGATGAATATTATGGGATCCGGACCGGTAGCGCCGAGGCCCTCTGGAGAATCGGCGATCCTGCCGTGAAATCTCTGATCCGGGCCCTCCACGACCAGAACCCAGCCATTCGGGCCGGATCTACCGGTGTGCTGATGCGGCTCGGTGCCTTTCCCAGGGAACAGTCTGCACCGACCTATATCGAACAGATCAGGCCCAACATCACTCCCCCACTGCATATCAGACGGGAGGTCTATCCGGATATCTCATGGACCGAGGACATTTCAGCATCCGGGTTGACACCCACACCCTGTGAGCCCGATCCTGTCGAGGACGATCTGGCCCTCCTCCTCTCCCCGACCGGGACGCAGTCGCCAGAGGAGATGATGACGGCAGAGCCGGCGGTGGGAGGATCCATTGAATTTACCCGGGATATTGAGGATGGACCATCCCTTCCCTTATCAGATGATCTGGAGGATGCGGACCAGATCCTCGCTGGGCTGGATGATTCTCTGCCCCCGATCGATCTCTCCTCTCTCCAATCGACGACGATGACTATTGAGGCACCACCATTCTGGGATCTCCCAGTTGAGGATGATCTGGCGACCCCAGAACCTCTCTCTTCCTGGCTGGATTCAGATGACCTGATCATCCCACAGATGGATGACGGGACACCTTCCATCACCCCCTCTTCGGTCCTTCCAGTTGTGGGTGGTCCAGGATTGGAGACTGCCGGCTCCATGGATAATGAAGCGTCCGGCTGGGCTCCGGTCCAGGAGTCGGCCTTCCTCTCCCTGATGGAGACACTCCAGCGGAATTCTCCTGATGATGAAGAACGATCCCAGCTGATCTCCTCGTACCTTGCCGATCAACATGGAGTTCTCTCCAGTGACCAGCCCTCGGTGATTGTCAGCGCCGTCGGTCCAGGCCTCTCCGCAGAGGACGATGCGGTCAGGATGGTGGCTGCTGAGGTGCTCGGACAGATCGGGATCGAATCGGTGCCTCTGCTGCTCAAGGCGCTTCAGGATCCATACTACCAGGTCAGGGTCACAGCTGCCGACGCTCTCGGTCAGATCCGGGATCAGCGAGCTCTCTCTCCGCTGGTCAACCTGCTGATCGAGGACGAGGATGAGGAGGTCAGGAGTCAGGCGGCTCATGCCCTTGGAGAGCTCCGGAACCCTGCTACAACCGAGGTTCTGGTCCGGGCATTGCATGATCAGTACCCGGTGGTCAGAGGGGCCGCGGCCAGGGCCTTGGGCATGATTGGAAATCGGCAGGGGATCGGCCCCCTCGTGGCCCTCTTCGAGTCCGGTGATCGTGCTACGGCAGAGGATGTGATCTGGGCCCTGAGGACGCTCGGGGCTGATCAGGATCTTGCCATGCAGGCCTCAGACACTGCAGATGAGAGACGACAAAAGGATGCTAAGATGTTGCTGGCCCGCCTTCATGAAGAAGAAACAACCCTCTCCCCTCTCCCTCCCAGGCAGTTTCATGCCGTGCTGTCAGGGGAGGTCTCTCCTATTCATGAGATCACGATTCCTCAGGAAGGCCCTCCCCCGATTGAGGTCACCCAATTGAACCCAACCCCTCGGTCAGTTCCACCGCTCCCTGAACCTATCGACGAGTCTGGAGGGCTGGAATCCGGTACAGTTCCTTCCGAGGATCCTGATTTTGTTCTACTGATCGAGGCCTCTGTGCATGAAGAGGCCCGGGTTCGGAAGAAGGTCGCTCATGCCCTTGCCAAGAGCCATGACCCTCGGGCTGGGGACCTGCTCAGAACGCTGCTGACTGATGAGGATGAGGACGTTCGGGCATCTGCATCCGCGTCACTCGGGTTGCTCGGAGACCAGGCTGCGGTGCCGGACCTGATCACTGCACTCGAGGATCAGAGCGACGAGGTCGTCATGCGGGCAGCCCGGTCGCTCGGTGAAATTCAGGACCCTGCTGCTGCTGCACCATTGATCCAGTTGCTGGATGCCGACGACTATGGGGTCAGACAGGTCGCTGGGGAGGCTCTGACAGCACTCGGTTCAGGGGCCACCGAGGCGCTGGTGGAAGCCCTCAACGATCCGGAGAAGGAGATCCGCGCCGGCTCTGCAGAGAGCCTCGCGGCTGCCGGTTGGACACCTACAGATACCGTCCAGGAGGTAGGATACCTGATCGCAGAGGAGCGGTGGTCTGAAATCGGCCGTTTTGGTGAGGATGCCCTCCCTCCTCTCGCCCAGTTTATCAACGATCCAGATCCTGAGATCCGGCTCGGGGTGGTCAGTGCTCTTGCCAAGATCGGTGGGCCTTCTGCTGCGGTTCTCCTCGAACATGCCGCTGCCGACTCATCGTACCTGGTTCGAAAGCGGGCAGGGCTGCTCCTTCGGGAGGAGAGCGCGACCGAACAGTCTGAGCAACCAGAGCAACTTGAACTTGAGGAACCGGTTCCGGAGATCCAGGAAGAGGAGTGA
- a CDS encoding NADH-quinone oxidoreductase subunit B family protein — MTYMKKSPWIIHYDASSCNGCDIEVLACLTPMYDLERFGIINTGNPKHADIFLVTGGVNEQNRAVIKNIYDQMPEPKVVIALGVCATSGGVFRECYNIIGGIDKVIPVDVYLPGCPVRPEQIIDSVVKSLSILEEKQRQLAARGKSA, encoded by the coding sequence ATGACCTATATGAAGAAGTCACCCTGGATCATCCACTACGACGCCTCCAGCTGCAATGGCTGTGATATCGAGGTACTGGCCTGCCTGACACCGATGTACGACCTCGAACGGTTCGGAATCATCAACACTGGCAACCCCAAGCACGCCGACATCTTCCTCGTCACCGGGGGGGTCAACGAACAGAACAGAGCAGTGATCAAGAACATCTACGACCAGATGCCTGAACCCAAGGTCGTCATCGCCCTTGGAGTCTGCGCCACCAGTGGCGGGGTCTTCCGCGAGTGCTACAACATCATCGGTGGGATCGACAAGGTGATCCCGGTGGATGTTTACCTGCCCGGCTGCCCGGTCCGGCCTGAACAGATCATCGACAGTGTCGTCAAGAGTCTTTCGATCCTTGAAGAGAAACAGCGGCAGCTCGCTGCCAGAGGGAAGAGTGCATGA
- the comD gene encoding sulfopyruvate decarboxylase subunit alpha, whose translation MHETDLISILSEQKIDLAATLPCDRTKDLCSLLTAHIPEIPVNREEDGVGVCAGAALGGSRPALVIQSSGLGNSLNALMSLTMTYRLPLPIIASWRGFYHEAIPAQVPFNRPLPAVLDALGIPYQIIREAGELGLVNQVIQEAFEDHTPSVALISPKVWEGGGECATSGPFPSRGRTSAICYQRKIREPVMTRSDAIGVISGALTDQAVVANIGMPSKELYVHHDRPQNFYMLGSYTQATPVGFGLASVTDRDVWVIDGDGSMLGTGILPAVGAAHPPNLRIFCLDNGAFGSTGNQPTYAATGVDIELMARAAGIISTVKVQGPEELAAVCSDQVDGPLFVHVLIRPGNTQVPNIPLSPEAIRDRFIGAL comes from the coding sequence ATGCATGAAACGGACCTGATCTCCATCCTCTCTGAACAGAAGATCGACCTTGCTGCGACCCTCCCCTGCGACCGGACAAAGGATCTCTGCTCACTGCTCACCGCTCATATCCCTGAGATCCCGGTGAACCGGGAGGAGGACGGGGTCGGTGTCTGCGCCGGTGCTGCCCTTGGGGGTTCCCGGCCGGCACTGGTGATCCAGAGTTCTGGCCTCGGTAACTCGCTCAATGCCCTGATGTCACTGACGATGACCTACCGCCTCCCGCTCCCGATCATCGCCAGCTGGCGCGGGTTTTATCACGAGGCGATTCCGGCGCAGGTCCCATTCAATCGGCCGCTTCCGGCGGTGCTGGATGCGCTTGGGATCCCGTACCAGATCATCAGGGAGGCCGGCGAACTTGGCCTGGTCAACCAGGTGATCCAGGAGGCGTTTGAAGATCATACTCCTTCGGTCGCCCTGATCTCCCCGAAGGTCTGGGAGGGGGGTGGCGAATGTGCGACCTCTGGACCCTTTCCGTCACGGGGACGAACCTCAGCGATCTGCTACCAGCGCAAGATCCGAGAGCCGGTGATGACCCGGTCGGATGCGATCGGGGTGATCAGCGGGGCGCTGACCGACCAGGCGGTCGTGGCCAACATCGGGATGCCGAGCAAGGAACTCTATGTGCACCATGACCGTCCGCAAAATTTCTACATGCTCGGCAGTTACACTCAGGCCACCCCGGTCGGATTCGGTCTGGCCTCGGTCACCGATCGGGATGTCTGGGTGATCGATGGGGATGGAAGTATGCTCGGGACAGGGATCCTCCCGGCCGTCGGGGCAGCCCATCCTCCAAACCTCCGGATTTTCTGCCTGGACAACGGGGCGTTTGGCTCGACCGGTAACCAGCCGACCTATGCGGCGACCGGGGTGGACATCGAACTGATGGCCAGGGCTGCAGGTATCATTTCGACTGTCAAGGTCCAGGGTCCCGAGGAACTGGCTGCGGTCTGCAGCGATCAGGTTGATGGCCCTCTCTTCGTCCATGTGCTGATCAGACCGGGAAACACCCAGGTACCGAACATCCCACTCTCACCGGAAGCGATCAGGGATCGGTTCATCGGAGCTCTCTGA
- a CDS encoding respiratory chain complex I subunit 1 family protein — MTSVLYAVIFLLIAPALGGLLAGVDRKITARMQGRMGPPVVQPFYDVLKLFEKEHAVVHTSQNFYVFSYLIFIAFSGALFFAGGDLLLVIFALTLAHVFLILGAYAAASPYAFIGAERELVQVMAYEPMVILVAVGMYMVVHSFYVSALATTAVPLILYLPGVFIGFAYILTMKLRKSPFDISTSHHAHQEIVKGVTTEFSGSTLGMVEIAHWYENILLVGMGYLFFAFNPLIGVVAMIILYFIEIFIDNTFARVKWAWALKSIWQVTAVFGLINLGLLYWRALI, encoded by the coding sequence ATGACCTCAGTCCTCTACGCTGTGATCTTTCTGCTGATCGCCCCGGCCCTCGGCGGGCTGCTGGCAGGGGTCGATCGGAAGATCACCGCACGGATGCAGGGGCGGATGGGCCCGCCGGTGGTGCAGCCGTTCTACGACGTGCTGAAACTCTTTGAGAAGGAGCACGCGGTGGTCCATACCTCACAGAACTTCTATGTGTTCAGTTACCTGATCTTCATCGCCTTCAGCGGGGCCCTCTTCTTTGCAGGAGGGGACCTGCTGCTGGTGATCTTCGCCCTGACCCTGGCGCATGTCTTCCTCATCCTCGGGGCGTATGCAGCTGCATCGCCGTACGCATTCATTGGAGCCGAGCGTGAGCTGGTCCAGGTCATGGCCTACGAGCCGATGGTAATCCTGGTCGCCGTCGGGATGTACATGGTCGTGCACAGTTTCTATGTCAGTGCCCTGGCCACCACCGCGGTACCGCTGATCCTGTACCTGCCTGGGGTCTTCATTGGGTTTGCCTATATCCTGACGATGAAACTTCGGAAGTCACCGTTCGATATCTCGACCTCGCACCACGCCCATCAGGAGATCGTGAAGGGTGTCACCACCGAGTTCTCAGGGTCGACGCTCGGGATGGTCGAGATCGCCCACTGGTACGAGAACATCCTGCTGGTCGGGATGGGCTACCTGTTCTTTGCGTTCAACCCGCTGATCGGGGTGGTGGCGATGATCATCCTGTATTTCATAGAGATCTTCATCGACAATACCTTCGCACGGGTGAAGTGGGCCTGGGCCCTGAAGAGTATCTGGCAGGTGACCGCAGTCTTCGGACTGATCAACCTCGGTCTGCTCTACTGGAGGGCCCTGATATGA
- a CDS encoding DNA methyltransferase, whose translation MMEGPALTERTASPDMVRAFLGLFALADESTAGALSPITRCEMISVDGESVPHYINEFWTSRQRQASTLHELSYRACFKPQLPGFFIRLLTREGETVYDPFSGRGTTAIEAGLLGRQVIANDINPLSAILTAPRFTLPQEGEVAERLDQVPEGKVGADLDLSMFYHPETEATLVALRRYLIDRYQSGDEDQVDRWIRMVATNRLTGHSKNFFSVYTLPPNQAVSQESQCRINTKRGQVPPYKDVHVIIERKSRQLLSGVSSDERAGLASVGAGASFLTGDARETPTIRSGSVALTVTSPPFLDIVQYARDNWLRCWFNDLDAQAIGRGITMARTVEGWSSVMGEVFDELYRVTRSGGWVAFEVGEVRRGTISLDQHVVPLGRAAGFSCEGIVVNTQQFTKTSQIWGVANNACGTNTNRIVLFYKP comes from the coding sequence ATGATGGAAGGCCCGGCATTGACTGAGAGGACTGCGTCTCCTGATATGGTCAGGGCGTTTCTCGGACTCTTCGCGCTGGCCGATGAGAGCACTGCCGGTGCGCTTTCTCCGATAACCCGGTGCGAGATGATCAGCGTCGACGGGGAGTCTGTCCCTCACTATATCAATGAGTTCTGGACCTCCCGTCAGCGACAGGCCTCCACCCTCCATGAACTCTCGTACCGGGCCTGCTTCAAACCGCAGCTCCCGGGCTTCTTTATCAGGCTGCTGACCCGCGAGGGAGAGACGGTCTATGACCCGTTCAGCGGCCGGGGTACCACGGCGATCGAAGCCGGTCTCCTGGGGAGGCAGGTGATCGCGAACGATATCAACCCGCTCTCGGCGATCCTGACCGCCCCCCGGTTCACCCTTCCTCAAGAGGGAGAGGTGGCAGAGCGGCTGGATCAGGTTCCTGAAGGGAAGGTGGGTGCGGACCTGGACCTCTCGATGTTCTACCATCCAGAGACCGAGGCTACGCTTGTCGCCCTCCGGCGGTACCTGATCGACCGGTACCAGTCAGGTGATGAGGATCAGGTCGACCGGTGGATCCGGATGGTCGCGACCAACCGGTTGACCGGCCACTCGAAGAACTTTTTCTCGGTGTACACGCTCCCGCCTAACCAGGCGGTCTCGCAAGAGAGCCAGTGCCGAATCAATACCAAGCGCGGACAGGTCCCCCCCTATAAAGACGTCCATGTGATCATCGAGCGGAAGTCCAGGCAGTTGCTGAGCGGGGTTTCGTCAGATGAACGGGCCGGCCTTGCATCGGTCGGGGCTGGGGCCTCGTTTCTGACTGGGGACGCACGGGAGACCCCGACGATCCGGTCCGGGTCGGTGGCCCTGACCGTCACCTCCCCTCCGTTTCTGGACATCGTCCAGTACGCCCGTGACAACTGGCTCCGCTGCTGGTTCAATGATCTCGATGCCCAGGCGATCGGCAGGGGTATCACGATGGCACGGACGGTGGAGGGGTGGTCGTCGGTGATGGGTGAGGTTTTTGACGAGCTGTACCGGGTCACCCGGTCGGGCGGATGGGTGGCCTTCGAGGTCGGAGAGGTCCGGCGGGGAACAATCTCTCTCGACCAGCACGTGGTCCCGCTCGGCAGGGCCGCCGGCTTCTCCTGTGAGGGGATCGTCGTCAACACCCAGCAGTTCACCAAGACCTCGCAGATCTGGGGTGTGGCCAACAATGCCTGCGGGACCAACACCAACCGGATCGTCCTCTTCTATAAACCTTGA
- a CDS encoding hydrogenase large subunit has product MSKRTIIPFGPQHPVLPEPIHLDLVLEDERVIEAIPSIGYVHRGLEKLVEKREYPDMVYIAERICGICSFIHSLTYSQAIEQVMGVEVPDRARYLRTIWSEYSRLHSHLLWLGLFADGMGFESLFMNAWKLREHILDDMEATTGGRVIQGVCKVGGVRKDVSNQKLKEMAKGLNGIKHELRDLTKVFSHDDSVGHRLRNVGVLPQDQAYLLGAVGPVGRGSGLNIDMRMLGYAAYDELSFKPVTESSGDCLGRCLVRANELFTSIDLIEQAVDKIPDGPVDVKVTGSPDGEFFSRTEQPRGEVVHYVKGNGKKNLVRFRVRTPSFTNIPPLVEMLKGCELADVPIIVLSIDPCIGCAER; this is encoded by the coding sequence ATGTCAAAAAGAACAATCATCCCATTCGGGCCGCAGCATCCGGTCCTCCCCGAGCCGATCCATCTAGACCTGGTGCTGGAGGACGAGCGCGTGATCGAGGCGATCCCCTCGATAGGGTATGTCCACCGCGGTCTTGAGAAACTGGTCGAGAAGCGGGAGTACCCGGACATGGTGTACATCGCAGAACGGATCTGTGGGATCTGCTCGTTCATTCACAGCCTCACCTACTCACAGGCGATCGAGCAGGTCATGGGGGTTGAGGTTCCAGATCGGGCTCGATACCTCCGGACGATCTGGTCCGAGTACTCCCGTCTTCACTCGCACCTGCTCTGGCTCGGCCTCTTTGCAGACGGGATGGGGTTTGAGTCCCTCTTCATGAACGCCTGGAAGCTCCGCGAACATATCCTCGACGACATGGAGGCGACAACCGGCGGACGTGTGATCCAGGGGGTCTGCAAAGTCGGCGGGGTCAGAAAGGATGTCTCCAACCAGAAACTGAAGGAGATGGCAAAGGGACTCAACGGGATCAAGCATGAACTGCGAGACCTGACCAAGGTCTTCTCACATGACGACTCGGTCGGTCACCGGCTCAGGAACGTGGGGGTCCTGCCACAGGATCAGGCCTACCTGCTCGGGGCCGTCGGGCCAGTCGGACGGGGAAGCGGATTGAACATCGATATGCGGATGCTCGGGTACGCGGCCTACGACGAACTCTCGTTCAAGCCAGTGACCGAGTCCAGTGGCGATTGCCTGGGCAGGTGTTTGGTCAGGGCCAACGAACTCTTCACCTCGATCGATCTGATCGAGCAAGCTGTCGACAAGATTCCTGACGGTCCGGTCGATGTGAAGGTGACCGGCAGCCCTGACGGGGAGTTCTTCTCACGGACCGAACAGCCGCGTGGCGAGGTGGTCCACTATGTGAAGGGAAATGGAAAGAAGAACCTGGTCAGGTTCCGGGTCAGGACCCCGAGCTTCACGAACATCCCGCCGCTGGTCGAGATGCTCAAAGGGTGCGAACTGGCCGATGTGCCGATCATCGTCCTCTCGATCGACCCCTGCATCGGCTGCGCAGAGCGGTAA